Below is a window of Corallococcus silvisoli DNA.
CAGCGCGAAGAGCGGGAGCTGATCCGCCAGCCGCATGGGCGTCCGCGCGGGGCAATCGCGCAGCTCCAGCAGGTCGTTCACCGCGCGGACCACGTCCTCCATGGTGTGCCGGCCGTGGAAGGGCCCGAAGTATTCCGCGCTCCCGCCGCCGGGCTGTCCCACCACGCGCAGCCGGGGCACCTCCTCCCGCGTGAGCTGGAGGAAGCAGTGCGCGCGGTCGCGCTTGTGCTCCACGTTGTAGAGCGGCCGGTGGCTCTTGATCAGCCGGAACTCACGAAGGAGCGCCGCGAACTCGCTGGCCGTGTACTCCCACTCCAGCCGGTGCGCCTGGGCGATGATCTCCGCGGCCTTCTCCCCCTCCTCCGCGCGGAAGTACGACAGGAGCCGCGTGCGCACGCGCACGGACTTCCCCACGTAGAGCAGCTCTCCGGCGGGACCGAGCATGCGGTACACGCCGGGCCGGTTCTCCGCGTTGGCGCGGACGTGACTCAGGAGGGTGGCGACGCGGGAGTCCATGCGGCGGTGAGCCGGGCCACGCCCGGACCTCGCAGGCTAACCGGCCACGTCCCGCCGCACCGCTGTTGCCTCTCGCGTCCCGTCGCCCCGGCCGGAGGGCGGGCGACGGGACACGGGCCCGAGGCTCAGCCCACTTCCTTCAACGTGGCGGCGCTGGCGGCGGCCTCGTCCTTCAGGTCCTTGGGCGTGGCGACGGCGGCCTTCAGCTCGCGGTACGTCTGCGCATAGCCATTGCGCAGGATGCCCTCGCGGATGCGCTCCATCAGCTTCTGGTAGTGCCGCACGTTGTGCACCGACAGGAAGCGCGAGCCCAGGTGGTGCTTGCCGCGCATCAGGTGCTGCAGGTAGCCGCGCGAGTAGCGCTTGCACACGTAGCAGTCGCACTCCGGGTCCAGCGGACCGTCCTCCAGCTGGTATGCCGTGCGCGTGATGCGCACGAGCCCCTGGAACGTGTACGCGTACCCCTGCTGCGCCATCTTGGTGGGGATGATGCAGTCGAACATGTCCACGCCGCGCAGCACCGCCTCCAGCAGGTCCGTGGGAGTGCCCACGCCCATCAGGTAGCGCGGCTTGTCCTTGGGCAGGGACGCGGTGGCGCGCTCGGTCATCGTGTCGCGCTCGACCTTCGTCTCCCCCACCGCCAGCCCGCCGATGGCGAACCCGTCGAAGGGCAGCTTCGTGAGGAACGCGGCGCTCTCGTCGCGCAGCGCCGGGTGGACGCCGCCCTGGACGATGCCGAACAGCGCCTGCCCCGTGGCGCGCTGCTCCTTCGCGGCGAGGCTGCGCACGGCCCAGCGGTGGGTGCGCTCCATGGCCTCGCGGGTGCCCGCTTCGTCCGTGCGCGAGTCGATGCACACGTCGAGCACCATCATGATCTCGGAGTTGATCGCCTGCTGCATGGCGATGCTCGACTCGGGGCTCAGGAGGCGCCGGCTGTTGTCGTAGAAGCTGCGGAAGTGCGCGCCCTTCTCCGTGATGAGCCGGTCCTCCGGCAGGGAGAAGATCTGAAACCCGCCCGAGTCCGTGAGCACCGCGCCGTCCCACCCCATGAACGGATGGATGCCGCCGAAGCGCTCGAAGACCTCCGGGCCGGGCCGGAGCATCAGGTGGTAGGTGTTGGCGAGGAGGACCTTGGCCCCCGTCTCCTTCACCTCCTCCATGGCGAGGTGGCGGAAGCCGGCGTGGGTGGCCACCGGCATGAACATCGGCGTGGGGAAGGACCCCTTGCGGGTGTGCAGGATGCCCGTACGGGCGCCAGTGGGGTCGGTGTTCAGGAGTTCAAAGCGGACGGCCATTGTCGGGCCTTATACCCAGCCCGCCCGCCTGGAGGCACCCGGTTCCTGGGGACGCCTGCCCGGCCTCCAGGGGGACGCCCCTCCCGGCCCGGCCCGGCGGGGGCGCCACTTTCCCTACCTGGGGCACATGGGGGACGGACCGGGGGGCGAGGGAAGCCGGCATTTCCGGGGCGGGCCGGCGGTTACATTGGGTCCTCCGGTACGCTGCCGGGCCTCGATTCACCGCGCGTCTTGGGTCGCCGCGCCATTTCCGTTACAAGCCGCCGCCATGTTCAACGTCATCAACGTCTCCAAGGCCTATGGGCCCAAGAAGCTTTTCGAGGAGGTCAACGTCGCCTTCTCGCCGGGCCGCCGCTACGGCCTGACCGGTCCGAACGGGGCCGGCAAGTCCACGTTCATGAAGATCCTCGCGGGTGACGAGGAGCAGGACATGGGCGACATCATCCGCCCGCGCAAGCTGGGCATCCTGCGCCAGGACCACTTCCGCTACGAGAACGACCGCGTCCTGGACGTGGTGCTGATGGGCAACCGCCACCTGTGGGCGGCGATGGACGAGAAGAACAAGCTGCTCGCCAAGGCGGACATCACCGAGGAGGACGGCAACCGGCTGGGTGAGCTGGAAGGCGTCATCGCGGAAGAGGACGGCTATTCGGCGGAGAGCGACGCGGCCACGCTGCTCGCGGGTCTGGGCATCGAGGAGAGCTTCCACGAAGGGCCGATGCGGCAGCTCACGGGCGGCCTGAAGCTGCGCGTGCTGCTCGCGCAGGCGCTGTTCGGCAAGCCCGAGGGGCTGC
It encodes the following:
- the tgt gene encoding tRNA guanosine(34) transglycosylase Tgt, which codes for MAVRFELLNTDPTGARTGILHTRKGSFPTPMFMPVATHAGFRHLAMEEVKETGAKVLLANTYHLMLRPGPEVFERFGGIHPFMGWDGAVLTDSGGFQIFSLPEDRLITEKGAHFRSFYDNSRRLLSPESSIAMQQAINSEIMMVLDVCIDSRTDEAGTREAMERTHRWAVRSLAAKEQRATGQALFGIVQGGVHPALRDESAAFLTKLPFDGFAIGGLAVGETKVERDTMTERATASLPKDKPRYLMGVGTPTDLLEAVLRGVDMFDCIIPTKMAQQGYAYTFQGLVRITRTAYQLEDGPLDPECDCYVCKRYSRGYLQHLMRGKHHLGSRFLSVHNVRHYQKLMERIREGILRNGYAQTYRELKAAVATPKDLKDEAAASAATLKEVG